The genomic segment GCGACCCGACCGCCCGCTGGAGCGCTAAAGAGCTAAAGCGTAATACCCAGGGGGATGTGTTCTGCTTTGGTAAGGACTCTCAGTGCATCATCGGCAGTATCGACCTCATCTACCGCAACTCCTGGAACGAGATCCGAACCCTACACTTCCAGGGGCCGGAGCGGGTGATGAACTTTATGACCACCCTGCTGGGTAAGATGCATCAGGATGCTCGTGCCCCTCAATCGATCGAGGTGTTCTGCTATAGCCAACATTACAAAGAACAGATAGAGACCCGGATCCGCGAACTGGTCGATGAGTTTATTCAGCTCAGGCTGGCACCCGAGCAGACCTGTGTGGTGAAAACTCAGCAGATTGGCCAGGAAAAATACGGAGTCTTTTTTGAGCGCCGCGGGGTCAGTGTCAAACGTCTGGAGAATGCCATCGATTTTTACTGCAAGATCTCAGATAAGAAACTTGAGCACGCCCCCATCCCCTGGATGAGAAGCAGCGCCCCCGGATCCCCAAGATCGTCGATGCCTATGCCAGCGAGGGCCTGGTTCAATACTTCTTCGAAGATTGTGACAACTGCTTTAATCTGTACATTCTCGATGAACACAACCAGATGGAGATCTACCACAGGTTCTCGGGCAACAAGGATGAGCTTATTCAACGGATTAACCAGTACTACACCAGTACCACAGAGCGCGCCAAAGAAGATCCCCACCATGTCAATTTTAACCTGCCCCAGTTCTACGAAATGACCCGCCAGGGAGAAGGCTACGAAGTTCACCCCTACCGTTCTTCGGGACGCTACCCCGGCCCATAAAAATCGTCGGCAGAGCACACAATCCACTTTGAATAAGTTGTTAGCCCAGTGTTAGAATTGCCGCTTTGCAAAATGCCCCGGCTCCTTGCGCTATGGGCCTCCCACAAGATATTAACGAGCTTAAGGACTATGCTGACGGTCTTACCAAGATTTATTCTGTTTATCTTAAATGTGCTACTGGTTGTAGCTGCGACTGCATTTAATACCCTTCTTATCTTTATCTGCTCAGTCTTGAAGCTACTGCTGCCATTCGGGCCGACACAGCGCTTCTTCAGTCGCCTGAATAACCGATTCATGGGATGGTGGCTTGAGGCTAACCGCTTGATTCTCTCCCTCACCAACCGGGTTGAGTGGGATATTGAAATGCCAGATTATCCCTTTAGCAAGCGGGAGTGGTATCTACTGACCTGCAATCACCAGAGCTGGAGCGATATAGTGATCCTCGGCTACCTGTTCGGCCGCCTGATCCCACCACCTAAATTCTTTCTCAAGCACTCTTTGCTATTTGTCCCCTTTGTCGGATTGGCCTGCTGGGGGCTGGACATGCCCTTTATGCGGCGTTACTCCAGAGAGAAGCTGCTGAAAAAACCTCATCTTCGCGGAAAAGACGTTGAAGTCACGAAAAAATCCTGTGAAAAGTTCAGGACTCTGCCTACCACTGTGATCAATTTTGTAGAGGGTACCCGCTTCGATATAGAGAAGCAGCGCCGCCTGAAGTCACCGTACCAACACCTGCTCCCTCCCAAGGCCGGCGGCTTCTCTACTGCACTGGGGGCCATGGGGCCATTCTTTAATCAATTGATCGATGTGACTCTGCTCTATCCGGAAAACCAGAAGTCACCCTTTATCGATCTCCTGTGCGGGCGAATGCGCCGCATCGTGGTGCGGGTCACCATTCACTCTTTGCAGCAACAGGAGCTGGAGCTTGATCCACAGCTGACCGAGGCTCAGCAAAAACGTCAGCAACAACAGTGGTTACAAAAACAGTGGCAGGAAAAAGATCTGTGGATTGAAAGCTACTATCAACAACACCCGACCCCGGATTGAGCCTGGATACCTCTCAGGCTCTGCTGTCCTGGCCAACTTGCTGGTCGCAGAGCCGATAACCCACTAAACACTCTTCACCACAGCTCCCGGGGAGTACTTTACCCACACAACCGAAAAAAATTTTAATTTTTTTTATGACCCTAAAAGCCATTTAGACGGCTAAACATCCATACTGCCTAAAATAAAATTCCGCCCATCAATATAAAGTCAAAATATATGTCGTAAATGATGGCAATTCCTGCTCTTTGCCGAACCTGACAAACATTGACTCTGCTCACAGATTTGGGTTCAATGAACTCAGTCAAGCTGTTGAGAAGATCATGAAACAACCCACCTTCAGACAACGAATGCTCATGCTCAACCTGGGTACTGCCCTAGCGGTTGAGCTTAAATGTGGATGAGTAAGCGTTACATCTCCTGACTTAAGTTCAATGCCGGTACCCAGGCACATTGGCGATTTCGCAGCCCTGGTAACGCGAGCCCTGGAAATGA from the Dongshaea marina genome contains:
- a CDS encoding acyltransferase, which gives rise to MLTVLPRFILFILNVLLVVAATAFNTLLIFICSVLKLLLPFGPTQRFFSRLNNRFMGWWLEANRLILSLTNRVEWDIEMPDYPFSKREWYLLTCNHQSWSDIVILGYLFGRLIPPPKFFLKHSLLFVPFVGLACWGLDMPFMRRYSREKLLKKPHLRGKDVEVTKKSCEKFRTLPTTVINFVEGTRFDIEKQRRLKSPYQHLLPPKAGGFSTALGAMGPFFNQLIDVTLLYPENQKSPFIDLLCGRMRRIVVRVTIHSLQQQELELDPQLTEAQQKRQQQQWLQKQWQEKDLWIESYYQQHPTPD